From a region of the Candidatus Rokuibacteriota bacterium genome:
- the egtD gene encoding L-histidine N(alpha)-methyltransferase, protein MGCLLDVHADEARFLTRMAEDIGRGLTARPRRLPPKYFYDEAGSALFERITELPEYYLTRAEAAILRDGVGDLVRRLDPRDIVELGPGSCRKVRWLLDALEDGRGVRYVAMDVGRESLAQAVGALADEYPGMHLHAVVADFERHLGCLPLPAGRRLVLFLGSTIGNFDPPARRALLAQVRRLLGSDGRFLLGVDLVKDRRVLEAAYDDAAGVTREFNRNILRVVNRAVDGDFVPGAWRHHSFYNMEMSRIEMHLLAAEPQRVHLKALGLGLDFEAGDGIWTESSYKFTRESVAVMLREAGLALDDWRTDPEGRFGLAIARPGERA, encoded by the coding sequence ATGGGCTGCCTGCTCGACGTGCATGCCGACGAAGCGAGATTCCTCACCCGCATGGCGGAGGACATCGGGCGGGGACTCACCGCGCGCCCGCGACGACTGCCGCCCAAGTACTTCTACGATGAGGCCGGCTCCGCTCTCTTCGAGCGGATCACGGAGCTGCCCGAGTACTACCTGACGCGGGCCGAGGCCGCCATCCTGCGCGACGGCGTCGGGGACCTCGTCCGCCGGCTCGACCCGCGCGACATCGTGGAGCTGGGGCCCGGTTCCTGCCGCAAGGTCCGCTGGCTGCTCGACGCGCTGGAGGACGGCCGCGGCGTGCGCTACGTCGCGATGGACGTCGGCCGCGAAAGCCTCGCCCAGGCGGTCGGCGCGCTCGCCGACGAGTATCCCGGGATGCACCTGCACGCGGTCGTCGCCGACTTCGAGCGCCACCTCGGGTGCCTGCCCCTGCCCGCGGGCCGCCGTCTCGTGCTCTTCCTCGGGAGCACGATCGGCAACTTCGATCCGCCCGCCAGGCGCGCGCTGCTGGCCCAGGTGCGGCGACTCCTTGGCTCCGACGGCCGGTTCTTGCTGGGCGTGGACCTCGTCAAGGACCGGCGGGTGCTGGAGGCGGCGTACGATGACGCCGCCGGCGTCACCCGCGAGTTCAACCGCAACATCCTTCGCGTCGTGAACCGGGCCGTGGATGGCGACTTCGTCCCCGGGGCCTGGCGACATCACAGCTTCTACAACATGGAGATGAGCCGGATCGAGATGCATCTGCTCGCCGCCGAGCCCCAGCGCGTCCACCTCAAGGCCCTCGGGCTGGGGCTCGACTTCGAGGCAGGCGATGGGATCTGGACGGAGAGCTCGTACAAGTTCACGCGCGAGTCCGTCGCCGTGATGCTGCGCGAGGCCGGCCTCGCCCTGGACGACTGGCGAACCGATCCGGAGGGCCGCTTCGGCCTCGCGATCGCCCGCCCCGGGGAGCGCGCGTGA